The Candidatus Thermoplasmatota archaeon genome includes the window TACTGTCAGAAACGAAGCGACGGGAGAAGAGGGAACCAATAAAACTGATGCATCAGGAGGGTACAACATAACACTTGGCAGTCCTGAATGGCCGGAATGGCATGACGGCGACCTTCTTGTCGGTATAGCAGATGCAGACACACAGGCCGGCAGAAATACAACTAATATCGATGAAGAATTTTACAATGGCACTACCGGTCCTTATGGTCCTTATGGTGGTGGTGGTTACAACTGGCTCAACATTACGCTTGGCACGCTGAATGCAACAAGTTATATTGAGCTTGGTGCTCCAACATATAATATTTCATATGGCGGTGTCAACTACAGCGCCATAAAGGGATGCACGCCCGTGTGGATAAACGCATCTTATAGTGTGGAATGGCTCAATTATTCCGTATGGTGGAATGGGACGGCACCTGACGATTATATGCTTCTCTATACATTTAGCATTTATGACAACGATGAAAACGACGGCGATAACAG containing:
- a CDS encoding carboxypeptidase-like regulatory domain-containing protein gives rise to the protein MNNGKVSILSKKKGMAMAIALIAIAGSFLYIMGDVEARTEPLLIKGTVYGTDGVTPVEGVNVTVRNEATGEEGTNKTDASGGYNITLGSPEWPEWHDGDLLVGIADADTQAGRNTTNIDEEFYNGTTGPYGPYGGGGYNWLNITLGTLNATSYIELGAPTYNISYGGVNYSAIKGCTPVWINASYSVEWLNYSVWWNGTAPDDYMLLYTFSIYDNDENDGDNRTGHISAELHFLEECFHEIKWDVVEYDGDHSVQKSIDIAVDTTVPAIEKT